A region of Zootoca vivipara chromosome 15, rZooViv1.1, whole genome shotgun sequence DNA encodes the following proteins:
- the TMPRSS5 gene encoding transmembrane protease serine 5, with the protein MEQEEKDQDTLTGDAGSKKVFFRINRSNFLLEVQVEGQSNWFLVCHENWDVSLGMQICRWLGHARLTHHKGVNLTDVKLSTTQEFAQILPNWKRSIKDKWQVRLSGWVAFAGLEDHTSVKEQVEVAVEKAILHPNYSSRSPDYDIALLKLKEPQHFSDTVGAVCLPQYHQDIPSGSTCWILTQDTTRLENATGDPAETLTRVPVTLLSTQKCNSPCRMSGELSPRMLCAHYLDGNTEACKAKWGGPLVCLLEHAWRLVGIGSQGTGCKEPEQPDVYTEVAEFLDWIHHVMESY; encoded by the exons ATGGAACAAGAGGAGAAGGACCAAGACACCCTCACTGGAGACGCTGGGAGCAAAAAAG TATTTTTCAGAATAAACAGAAGCAACTTCTTATTGGAAGTGCAGGTTGAGGGTCAATCCAACTGGTTTCTGGTATGCCATGAGAACTGGGATGTCTCCCTGGGGATGCAAATCTGCAGGTGGTTGGGTCACGCCCG GCTCACCCACCACAAAGGGGTAAACCTAACGGATGTGAAGCTGAGCACCACCCAAGAGTTTGCTCAGATTTTGCCCAACTGGAAACGAAGCATCAAGGATAAGTGGCAAGTGAG GCTTTCTGGCTGGGTGGCCTTTGCTGGGCTTGAAGACCACACCAGTGTCAAAGAGCAGGTGGAAGTTGCAGTGGAGAAGGCGATTCTCCACCCCAACTACAGCAGCAGGAGCCCCGACTATGACATTGCATTGCTGAAGCTGAAGGAGCCTCAGCATTTCTCAG ATACTGTTGGAGCTGTGTGTTTGCCCCAGTACCATCAAGACATCCCTAGCGGAAGCACGTGCTGGATTTTGACTCAGGACACCACAAGATTAGAAAATG CCACAGGTGACCCTGCTGAGACACTAACGAGAGTGCCAGTGACCCTGCTCAGCACCCAGAAGTGCAACAGCCCATGTAGGATGTCAGGGGAGCTCAGCCCTAGAATGCTCTGTGCCCACTACTTGGATGGAAACACTGAGGCCTGCAAG GCCAAGTGGGGAGGACCTCTGGTTTGTCTGCTCGAGCACGCCTGGCGCCTGGTGGGGATTGGGAGCCAGGGCACCGGGTGCAAGGAGCCTGAACAACCTGATGTTTATACAGAGGTTGCAGAGTTCCTGGACTGGATCCATCATGTCATGGAG AGCTACTAG